The sequence below is a genomic window from Mycobacterium heidelbergense.
TGTTCAGTGCGCCAGTCATTTTCCGCAGCGCCTGGCTCATCAGCCGGGCCTGCAGTCCGACGTGGCTGTCCCCCATCTCGCCTTCGAGTTCCGCGCGCGGCACCAGGGCCGCCACCGAGTCGATGACCAGGATGTCCAGCGCGCCGGAGCGGATCAGCATATCGGCGATCTCCAGCGCCTGCTCACCGGTGTCAGGCTGGCTCACCAGCAGCGAATCGGTGTCGACGCCGAGCTTCTTGGCGTAATCCGGGTCCAGGGCGTGCTCCGCGTCGATGAACGCCGCGACGCCGCCGGCGGCCTGGGCATTGGCGACCGCGTGCAGCGCGACGGTGGTCTTACCCGAAGACTCCGGGCCGTAGATCTCCACGACCCGGCCGCGCGGCAGGCCGCCGATGCCCAAGGCCGCGTCCAGCGCGATGGATCCGGTCGGGATGACCGAGATCGGTTGATGCGTCTCGTCGCCGAGACGCATCACCGAGCCTTTGCCGTAGCTCTTCTCGATCTGGGCCATCGCCAGTTCGAGGGCCTTCTCGCGGTCGGGGGCTTGTGCCATGGTGCCTCTCCTATAGTTCGATGTGTTCGGCGACCGGTATCGGTCGGTTGGCCGTGACACTAGAGATGGCCACCGACAAGTCGACATCTCCGAACGCCCACCACAGTAGCCGAACACCTGTTCGATTCAAGTGGACACGCCGCGCGTGTGGCAATATCAGCCCCGAATCAGCCCCGAAAGCCGCGCCCCACAACACATGGACATCTCCGCCGATCTGGTCGAAACATCTTCCTATGGAGGGTTTTTCGCGATAACCGTGGGCGGAGCGGCGGCCGGATGGCATCCGGTGGGGCGGTCCTACGCCGACGGATTCGCCGATTTGATCGAGGCCACCGCCCGGCGCTACCACACCACGGACCTGCGGATCGCCGCCTCGCTGGTTCATCTCGGCCACGCCGCCCGGCTCTGGTCGCCCATGCTCGCGTGCGCGCTGGGCCACGGCGTCGTTCCCGACCTCAAGGACCTGCAGCGCGCCGACGGCGGGGCCCAGCTACGACTGCCCGAACCCGTCGGAGAACCCCTCGATTCGCCCGCTCCGGACGTGCTGTACCGCGTCGTCGTGCGACAACACATGGAACCCCTGGCCGCCGGCCTGCGGGTCAAGCTGGCGCCCGGCCTGCTGGCCGGCAACATCGCCTCGGCACTGGTTGGGGCGTCCCGGGCGTTGCTTTCGACGCGCCCCGACCTGCGTCGGCCAATCGTCGAGGTCACCGACTCGCTGCTGGACACCGGCGCGTTGGCCGGGTCCGGCGTGATCACCGGCCCGAACCTGGGCTTCCGGCGCCGCAGTTGCTGCCTCTTCTACCGCCTGCCCGACGGCGGCACATGCGGCGATTGCCCGCTTTAGCCGTCGAGTGTGTGTTGGTGGCGTCGGGTGTGCGCTAAGGGCGCGATTTCGGCCGGCAGGCCGCCGTGGATGCACACCCAACGCCACCGGCGCACACCGAAGGACCCGAGCGACGCTCACCACTGGTCGCGCGGCACGTCGAAGTCGACGCACAACGCCCGCCAGACCTCGCGTGGCTCGATGCCGTCCTCGATCGCCCCGGCGGCGGTCCGGCCGCCGAAGCCGCTGAGCACATGGTCGACCAGCACCGACGCGCCGTAGGCGGTGCCGAACCGCAGGACGACCCGCTCGTTGAACTCCGTCAGCCGCACGCCCGCCAACATACCGAGCGAATCACCCCGCCAGAGCCAGCGCCTCGTGGCACACCCGCACCGGGTCGGCGACCCCGGCGACGCTCGCGGCGGCCACCTGCGCGGCCTCCCGATAGCCGGGCGACGACAGCACCTCGCCGACCGCGGTCACCAGCGCGTCGGCGGTCAGCGGCCGGATCAGCCGGGCGCTCCCCTGCCGTGCCACCCGGTTGGCCATCTCCCACTGGTCCCCGCCGCCGGGGACCACCACCAGCGGCACCCCGGCCAGCAGCGCCTTGGCCACCATGCCGTGACCGCCGCCGCAGATCACCAGGTCGGCGCGCGTCAACAACTCGGATTGCCGCCCCAGGCCGACCACCGCCCACGGCGGCACCGCCAGCTCCGCCCCGCCCAGCCGCGACACCACCAGGCGCGCCCCCGCCGGCAGCGTCTCGCCGGGTATCAGGCATTCCAGCGCGACCTCGGCCAACCCCGAGGTCCCGGTCAGCGCGGTCGACGGCGCGACCACCACCACCGGCCCGGGGCCGGGCGGAACCTCCAGCACCCGATCCGTCGGCTCGAAATGCAACGGCCCCACGACGACGGCCTCGGCCGGCCAGTCCGGACGGGGAACCTCGAGGGCGGGCAGCGTCGCGATCAGCCGCCGCAGCGGACCGGGGTCCCGCGCGGGCAGCCCGATCTCGACCCGCGCGCCCGCGCGCTGCCGCAGGCCGGCGCGCCACGACCGCGTCGTCAGCGCCCGCATCACGGCGTCGCGCACCCGGCCGC
It includes:
- a CDS encoding glycosyltransferase → MRVAVVAGPDPGHSFPAIALCQRFAEAGDEPTLFTGGEWIGAARAAGIAAAELDGLVATDDDVDAGARIHRRAARMAVLNVPALRDLAPDLVVSDVITAGGGMAAELLGIPWIELSPHPLYLPSKGLPPIGSGLAAGIGIRGRVRDAVMRALTTRSWRAGLRQRAGARVEIGLPARDPGPLRRLIATLPALEVPRPDWPAEAVVVGPLHFEPTDRVLEVPPGPGPVVVVAPSTALTGTSGLAEVALECLIPGETLPAGARLVVSRLGGAELAVPPWAVVGLGRQSELLTRADLVICGGGHGMVAKALLAGVPLVVVPGGGDQWEMANRVARQGSARLIRPLTADALVTAVGEVLSSPGYREAAQVAAASVAGVADPVRVCHEALALAG
- the recA gene encoding recombinase RecA encodes the protein MAQAPDREKALELAMAQIEKSYGKGSVMRLGDETHQPISVIPTGSIALDAALGIGGLPRGRVVEIYGPESSGKTTVALHAVANAQAAGGVAAFIDAEHALDPDYAKKLGVDTDSLLVSQPDTGEQALEIADMLIRSGALDILVIDSVAALVPRAELEGEMGDSHVGLQARLMSQALRKMTGALNNSGTTAIFINQLREKIGVMFGSPETTTGGKALKFYASVRLDVRRIETLKDGTNAVGNRTRVKVVKNKVASPFKQAEFDILYGRGISKEGSLIDMGVDQGFIRKSGSWFTYEGEQLGQGKENVRNFLMENADVANEIEKKIKEKLGIGAVVTDDDVLPAPVDF
- a CDS encoding (2Fe-2S)-binding protein, which translates into the protein MDISADLVETSSYGGFFAITVGGAAAGWHPVGRSYADGFADLIEATARRYHTTDLRIAASLVHLGHAARLWSPMLACALGHGVVPDLKDLQRADGGAQLRLPEPVGEPLDSPAPDVLYRVVVRQHMEPLAAGLRVKLAPGLLAGNIASALVGASRALLSTRPDLRRPIVEVTDSLLDTGALAGSGVITGPNLGFRRRSCCLFYRLPDGGTCGDCPL
- a CDS encoding DUF3046 domain-containing protein encodes the protein MRLTEFNERVVLRFGTAYGASVLVDHVLSGFGGRTAAGAIEDGIEPREVWRALCVDFDVPRDQW